The sequence ATGTCCTAAGGATTAGAAGAGGAAAATGAAGTCGTTTCCGCTGACAGAACTGCTGGTCAAAAGGAAGCCCCTACCAtctgtcttcctcctcatcttcatcacgGTTGCTACCTCCATGAGAGGGCATTGAGTTCAAAACTGAAGCATCCTGCACCAGACTCATGATCAACGTTAACTCATCTTTTACTGTGTACATCCTACGgtatattattgtcattttcagTATATATCATGATAAAAAAGAACACACTGGGAATAGGCAAGTTTAACGAATAAAAACCTACTAAAAATGATCTCTTATAATAGAAATTATACAGAAAAGGTTACATAAAAACAAGACTGCTGAATTTGGTTAATAAATGgctttatttggcttttttggAAAGAATATCACTGTATGACTTGGCACATACAGTCACAGTAGAATAGCAGAACAATCTGTAAAGTGTCAGCGCTCCTGAACCATCTCTGAAAGGTGAAAATGTATACGAGGACTCTTTATGGGTCATTTTTATGGTTATTGTTCATGATTAAGGCATTTGCATTTTTAGACACAACAAGCAAATCTAGCCCATCCCCTCACAATTCAAGCTCTGAGAATCAGGCCATGCAATAGAATTCAAGCTCTTGATTCATTCATTCGTCTACCAGCAAAAGGCCTCAACTGACCAAAGCACTTCCAAAATGTCTCTGACCTGTACCTAAGATCACAAGATGTCATTCTGGAGCTCACCATGCTGCTACAGCAAAATTATCTGTGGTCACATGACTCCGTGTTGTGCGTCCTCCACTCCCAAATCCTTGCCGGGATAGTAAGGATGGGGCAGGAAGTGGGAAAGGTTTGAAATAGCCCTTGACTGTGGTGCTGCACCATCACCCCACCCCACATTGGTCTGGCTGTCACCCGCAGATTGAATGAAAGGCCATCGCTGCCACCACAACCTGTCTGAGGCAGACCTCTGTTCATCTACGCAGGGCTATTATTCCACAGGAAAGCTGGTCTGTGACCAATGAGTCAATCAAGAgcaagttatttattttaataacttAAAAGGTTAGGAGGTTAGCAGCATGTTTGAAATccctacatatttttttttttttatttcattcctgGAGGGACCCAGCTGCAGCCCCTcccaataaataattttaactACTTTATTTATTCGTTTCCTAGATTCCAAGTGACCACTTTTGCCGTGCTGTGACCATAGCAGTGAAAAGAATGGGGAATGTCAGATGCGAATACCTCTTGTGGAAGAGTgcaaagaatatatattttaaggaagggggtggtgggggggtatGGAGCAGACATCAAAATAGCGACATCAGTCACTGAAAATACAAATGTGCTGGACGTTCAGGTGACTAAGgaattcttgtaaaaatatgattttttgggggggaacgatccctttttccttttcaggCCTCCAGGACAACATACAATGAACGCCTGATCATCGTTTTACGTGTTATTATTGTTGAAGTCATGTAGCACCGTTTAAATGTGGGAACCATTCAAATTGGTCCGCTTGCACCAGCTCTCTGTGCATATGGTTAGCAATAAGAAACCCCCTGTGGCCACCTCAACATTGCGTCTGTCCTGCTGCACTGGCAATAATGGCACAATTGAAGCGGGGCGTGGCGGGACCCTGCGGTCCAGCGACGCCGCGTCTTTCTTAAACGATCTGTTAAGgcatttttctccctcccagACTATCGGAACATTCATAAGGTGTCTCTGTGGTCCCCAGAACATCGACTGATCCTGATGGTTAATCTCCCTCAGCATCTTTGTCACAAAACCAAGACGACTAAAGAAAAGATGACACAGTGAGGCTTCTTGAGTGACGGCaggctgttctgttgtgtgtgtgcatatgtttgtgtgcttgtgcgCATTTTATGAACCAGAGATATGAACAGAATCGGTGGGAAACAGACCTGGGTGAGTGAAgaagtgtgtaagtgagtgagtgaacaaGGGGAGGAGAGGACAAGGGAGGGAAGGTAATGACTTCAAGCAGTTTAGCTCTTGCTGGTCTTGGTGGCGTTGCCTCCCTTACTCTGCTCCTTCTCCTTTGgcttctcctctttctctttctccttctctttctcctcctcctcctcctcctgatcTTCTCCCTCCTCagcctcttcttctccttcccccTCCTCTTCGGCTTCTCCATTCTCtcccttctcctcttcctcctcttcctcttcctcctcagcttcctcctcttcttcggGCTCCTCGGCTTCCTCAGGCTTCGCTGCCGTCTTCCTGTAGGGGGCAGCGGCGCTCAGGATATAAGAGCGGGTGGAGGAGTAGGAGATGCCGGGGTAGGCTGACTGCAGCATGGCTCCACCAACTGAACTCAGACGGCACTCCTCGCCTTCCAGAAGCTTcctgcagacagagagacagagagagagattttaaCTTTTAACTCTGTCATCTTCTAAGTTCTCCAGGGCGTGGCACGTTCTTGCCTGTAGGCCGCAATCTCGATGTCCAGGGCCATCTTGACGTTGAGCAGATCCTGGTATTCACGTAGATGGCGGGACATCTCTCCTTTAGTGCTGCGGAGAGCCGACTCCAGCTGCTGGATCGTATCCTGCACACGGTCAAAACACCGTCATTCCATTTGCAATGAAAAGTAGATTTCCTTCCCCAGACACCCCGCTGATCCTGTCCTAGCCCCCTCACCTGCAGCTCCCCGATCTCGTTGCCGTGACGATCCTCCATCTCTGCCAGCTGCCGCTCCAGGGCCTCATTATGGCCCCTGAGGGCATCGATCTCCAGAGTGCGGGCCTGCACCTGTCGCCGGTACTCGCTCAGCTCCTCCTTGGTCTGCTTCATGGCGTCGTTGTTGCGGGCGGCCGCCTCCGTCACGCTGGCAAACTTTGAGCGGTACCAGTCCTCCGCCTGCTGCTGGTTCCTGGCAGAGAGAACCTCGTACTGGGCTCGGATGTCCTTCAGGGCCACGGCAAGGTCTGGCTTGCTCATATCCATCTCAACAGAAACCTGCAGAGATGAAAGTGACTGGGAGTCAAATTAACCAAAGGAGAGACAGAGTACTTCTGTCCTGCATGCCTGAGGATGTACCCTCATGGCAGTGCAATCTTTCTGTCATACTGCAGCAATGGTTAAGGAAAGGTCTGAGGGCCTGGTCTCCATCAGTTCTTgtggctgggctgggctgggctgggctggtcAGTGC comes from Denticeps clupeoides chromosome 11, fDenClu1.1, whole genome shotgun sequence and encodes:
- the neff1 gene encoding low molecular weight neuronal intermediate filament, whose protein sequence is MSFADYSGSSYRRMFGDAPRHSARAAVGGSPTRLSAAYRPGTHRGYGSPFSAATPGYRAKVGAVDLTQSTALTNEMKIIRTNEKEQLQGLNDRFVTFIEKVHHLEQHNKVLEAEVTLLRQRHSEPSRLHDLYEQEVRELRARVDDLAHEKNQVHLDCVHMAEALERVKEKLDEEARLREEAEHALKAYRKDVDDATLARMELEKKVESLLDEIAFLRKVHEEELQELQASLQATQVSVEMDMSKPDLAVALKDIRAQYEVLSARNQQQAEDWYRSKFASVTEAAARNNDAMKQTKEELSEYRRQVQARTLEIDALRGHNEALERQLAEMEDRHGNEIGELQDTIQQLESALRSTKGEMSRHLREYQDLLNVKMALDIEIAAYRKLLEGEECRLSSVGGAMLQSAYPGISYSSTRSYILSAAAPYRKTAAKPEEAEEPEEEEEAEEEEEEEEEEKGENGEAEEEGEGEEEAEEGEDQEEEEEEKEKEKEKEEKPKEKEQSKGGNATKTSKS